Genomic window (Shimia isoporae):
AGCTATTTCTATTTCAATATTTGCTCAAACCGCGATCTGGTGGACAGCACCGGCATGTTCCTGTTGCGCCACACAGGCAACGACAAGGATTTCCTTGCTACGCGGCTCAGCCATTTTCTCGACCTGAAAGGCCCGTCACTGGGTCTACAAACCGCCTGTTCCACTTCATTGGTGGCCGTGCACTATGCAGCGCAGTCGATTCTGAACGGCGAATGCGACATGGCACTGGCCGGTGGCGTGACCATCGAACTGCCCCACGGGCGCGGCTATGTTTTCGAGGACGGCGAGATCCTGTCACCGGACGGGGAATGCCATGCGTTTGACCATCGCGCACAGGGCACAGTGTTCGGATCTGGCGCAGGCGTTGTTGTGCTCCGCAGGCTTGAAGATGCAATCGCCGACGGAGACCACATCTGGGCCGTGATCAAAGGCTCGGCCGTGAACAACGATGGCAGCGACAAAGCCGGCTACCTTGCGCCCTCTGTGGGCGGGCAGGCGTCCGCTGTGGCTGACGCGCTGGCGATTGCCGATATCAGCGCAGAAACTGTGGACTATGTGGAATGCCACGGCACCGGCACCTATCTTGGCGACCCGATCGAAATCGCAGCTCTGACAGAAGCCTTCCGCGAAACGACCGAAGAAACGGGGTTCTGCCGCATAGGTTCTGTGAAAACCAACATCGGGCATCTGGACACAGCAGCCGGTGCGGCGAGCCTGATCAAAACGTCACTGGCTCTGCACCACAAGCAGATGCCGCCGTCACTGGGTTTTGAGAAGCCCAACCCGGCCATCGACTTTGGCAGCAGCCCTTTTGCGGTAAACGCGGGCTTGAGGGACTGGGCGCCACGCAATGGTCCACGCCGCGCAGGTGTGAACAGCCTCGGTGTGGGCGGCACCAATGCGCACGTGATCGTGGATGAAGCCCCTGCGCGGGCACCCAGCCAAGAGAGCGACTGGCCGTTCCATTTGATCGCTCTGTCCGGACGAAACAACAAGGCACTGGAGGCCAATGCGGCCAACCTCGCCGCGCATTTGCGAGCGAACCCGGACCAGCCTTTGGCGGACATCTCGCACACTTTGCTTAACGGGCGGCGAAAGTTCGAAAAGCGGCGGGTGCTGGTGGCAGAGAGCCATGCTGAAGCGGCAGATTTGTTGGAATCCGGAAACCTTCTGCGCGTTTTTAATCATTCAGCCGAAGCCGAAACGCCAGATGTCGTCTTCATGTTCCCCGGCGGTGGGGCCCAATTCGTCGGCATGGGGCGTGATCTCTATGAGACCGAGCCGGTCTTTGCAGAGTGGATGGATCGCGGTTTTGACGTACTTGCCGGAAAAGGCGGCGAAGGGTTACGCGCCCTGTGGCTGGCCGAGGGGACGCAGACTCCAGAGGCCGAGGAGGCGCTGAAAAAACCGAGCCTTCAGCTTCCGCTTATCATGATGGTGGAATATGCGCTGGCCCAGCTCTGGATCAGCTGGGGCGTGACACCTGCGGCGCTTGTGGGTCATTCAATGGGAGAAAACACCGCCGCCTGCCTGGCAGGCGTCATGTCGTTTGAAGACTGCCTCGGCCTTGTGCAATTGCGTGGCAGGCTCTTCGACACTGTACCTGCAGGCGGAATGTTGTCGGTACCACTGCCCTTGGGGGACGTCGAGAAACGACTTGATGACAATCTAGACATCGCGTCGGTAAACGCGCCTTCGCTGACAGTCGTTTCCGGCCCTGATGCTGCGCTCGACAAGCTTGCAAAAGATCTCGCGGCAGAAGAGGTCGACACCCAACGCGTAGCCATCGACATAGCGGCCCACAGCTACATGTTGGAGCCTATTCTGGAACAGTTTGGCGAGTATCTGCACGCCATTGACTTGCACGCACCGAAACTACCGATCATTTCCAACCGCACGGGTGCAGCTCTGCTGGAAAGTGAGGCCACAGACCCCGACTATTGGGTTGCCCACTTGCGCAACACTGTCTTGTTTGCAGACGATGTGACAACTCTCAGCCAAACCCCCAGCCGTGTCTTTCTTGAGGTCGGTCCGGGCAAGGCGTTGTCTTCCCTTGTGAAAATGCACGGCGCAGTCAAAGCCGACAAGGTACTTTCCTCGCTGCGCCACCCTGAAGACACGATTGCCGATGACGCCTACTTCCTCGCCACTCTTGGCCGGCTTTGGGCTTGTGGCGTCGAAGTGGATTTTGAGCAATATTGGGGTGGAGTGCCCCGTCAGAAAGTTGTGCTTCCCAGCTATGCGTTCCAGCGCAGCCGGTATTTCATCGAACCCGGCAAAGACCAGATCGACTCCCCGGATGACATGCTGATGCGGCTCGAGAACACGGCGGACTGGACCTACGCACCCAGATGGCGCCCTCGTCTGGCAGACTGTGATTTCGACGTGGCAACAGAACTCGCCGATGCCCCCAAACATCATTGGCTGATATTCACCGATTCAGGGGGCACCGGCACGGCTTTGACAGAGCAATTGCGCAAGGCTGGTCATGACGTGGTGACCGTACGCGCAGGCGACGCCTTTGCTCAGGCCGGACCCGACGCCTACGTGCTCGCCCCCGAGCGTGGCCGTGAAGGTTATGACGCGCTGATTGCCGACCTCATGGCACGCGGACGCGTTCCGGACCGGATCGTGCACATGTGGCTGTTGACCGAAGACGAATACCACAGGCCCGGGTCGAGCTTCTTCCACCGGAATCAGGAACAGGGTTTCATGAGCCTGTTCTTCTTGGCGCAGGCCATAACGGACGAAAACCTACCGCGTCCGCTGCATGTCACGGCGATCAGTTCCGGCGCGGTGCAGGTGCGCGACGAAGCTGTGCCCTATCCTGAAAAGGCCACTGCGCTTGGCGCGGTACAAGTGATGCCGCGTGAATTACCAGACGTGTCGGCTTCGCTTGTGGATGTGACCCCACCTGCCCGCAAGGGTCATCTCTCTCTAGCCATGCGGCTTCTCGAAGATCTTATGTCCGAACCGCGCAGCACCCTTGCCGCGTGGCGCGGCGAAAAGCGGTTCGAGCGAGGCTACCGCAGAACAGAACTGAAAGCCGACGACCTGCCTGTCTGGAAAGAGGGCGGCACCTACTTGATCACTGGCGGTTTTGGCGGCATCGGGCTCACGTTGGCGGAACGTGCCATTCGCGAGGCAAAAGCGAACATTGTCCTACTGTCGCGGGATGGGCTGCCCGACCGCGATAGCTGGGCTGCGTATCTGCGCGGCCATGCTTCGCACGACAGGATCGCCGGCCGTATCCGCGCCATCGAAAGGCTCGAAAGCCTTGGCGGCCGCGTACTCTGTCTTGCCGCTGATGTGTGCAACATAGACGAAATGCGTGAAGCCGTTGACGCAGCCACCACCGCATTTGGCCCGATCAATGGCGTCGTGCATGCCGCCGGTGTTATCGACGACGCGCCTTTGCTGGCCAAAACCTCAGCGCAGATAGACGACGTTCTCGCGCCAAAACTGCATGGTACACAGGTGCTCGAACAGGTGTTCCCTGACGGGTCCATCGACTGGTTGACCCTGTTCAGCTCTTCTTCCACCGCAACAGCGCCGATCGGCCAGATCGATTATGTTGCCGCGAACGCTTATCTCAACGCATACGCGCAATCGCGCGCGGCCGACAGAACCCGTGTTCGTGCAATCAATTGGGGGATCTGGGCCGAAGTCGGTATGGCTGCCGAAGCCGTTGCAGCACGCCAAGGAGAGGCAGACCCCGCACCTGCGGAACCAATCACGGCGCCGCTGCTGGACACAGCAGGGTTTGACGGCGCGGGACACAGGATTTTTGAAGCCACCTATGATACGTCACGCTGGGTTCTGGATGAGCACCGCACCAAAGATGGCACCGCGATCCTTCCAGGAACAGGTTATGCCGAACTTGCGGCCGAAGCCATGCGCGCGCATGGCGAGGCAGGCGGGTTTACGCTGCGCGATCTCCTGTTCTTGCGCCCCTTGCAAGTCGCCGAGTCCGAAAGCGTGGGCCTGCGCGCGCGCCTTGAGCGCTCGGATGAAGGCTACCGCTTCGAGGTCCAGAGCGCCTGCATGTTCGAGGGCCGCGAAGGCTGGCAAACCCATGCCGAAGCCCGTCTGATCCCGCATACCGGCAAGCGCGCCACACTCGATGTGGCTAGTCTGCAAGGCCGCTTCGGATCCGTGACCGCCGCAACAGACGCTCCGCTGAGTGCACCACAGGAGGCCCACCTGAACTTTGGCCCTCGATGGAAGGTTCTGCGCAGCATGGCCCTCGATCAGAACGAAGGCATCGCAACCTTGTCGCTGGACGCCAAGTTTGCGGATGACGGATGCCTGTTGCCGCCAGGATTGCTCGACATCGCCACCGGCTGGGCCATGGACCTAATCCCCGGCTACGCACAAACAAACCTCTGGGTTCCTGTCAGCTATGGCGCGCTGATCATGCATGCGCCGCTTCCTGCAGAGATAGTTAGCCATGTTCGCCTCGTATCCGGCTCCAGCTCCGACGGTGTTGCGAGTTTCGATGTTGCATTGGCCACGCCTGAGGGTGCGATCTGTGTCGAGGTCGAGGGCCTGTCCATCCGGCAACTCGAAGGCGCGGCATTTACCGCCCCGCCGCCGCTCACCGCAGCAGAAGTTTCTTTCGACAAATCGGGTCAGACGACGCAGCCTCTCTCAGTTGCAGAGGAACGGCTGGCCCACAACCTGAGTCAGGGCATAATGCCACCGCAAGGCGCCAAGATGTTCGAGGCGGCCCTGCGCGGGCCTTTGCCTCAGGTCGTCATTTCCTCACTCGACTTGCACGCATTGATCGCGCAAGCCGATGCGGGAATCCCCGCCGCATCCGGTGACGGTCAGGCTTTCGAACGGCCGGAGCTCGACACCGACTTTGTCGAGCCAACTAATGACATCGAACGCACGCT
Coding sequences:
- a CDS encoding type I polyketide synthase, producing the protein MALLEAGSNVTDQADARVSETDIAIVGMAAHLPGATGIDQYWQNLRDGIRSITKLSDEELLANGESLAKLKHRNYVPAAAMLDGFAEFDADFFGLSPKEAAIMDPQHRQFLEVSWEALENAGHMPENFDGPIGVFAGCGMGSYFYFNICSNRDLVDSTGMFLLRHTGNDKDFLATRLSHFLDLKGPSLGLQTACSTSLVAVHYAAQSILNGECDMALAGGVTIELPHGRGYVFEDGEILSPDGECHAFDHRAQGTVFGSGAGVVVLRRLEDAIADGDHIWAVIKGSAVNNDGSDKAGYLAPSVGGQASAVADALAIADISAETVDYVECHGTGTYLGDPIEIAALTEAFRETTEETGFCRIGSVKTNIGHLDTAAGAASLIKTSLALHHKQMPPSLGFEKPNPAIDFGSSPFAVNAGLRDWAPRNGPRRAGVNSLGVGGTNAHVIVDEAPARAPSQESDWPFHLIALSGRNNKALEANAANLAAHLRANPDQPLADISHTLLNGRRKFEKRRVLVAESHAEAADLLESGNLLRVFNHSAEAETPDVVFMFPGGGAQFVGMGRDLYETEPVFAEWMDRGFDVLAGKGGEGLRALWLAEGTQTPEAEEALKKPSLQLPLIMMVEYALAQLWISWGVTPAALVGHSMGENTAACLAGVMSFEDCLGLVQLRGRLFDTVPAGGMLSVPLPLGDVEKRLDDNLDIASVNAPSLTVVSGPDAALDKLAKDLAAEEVDTQRVAIDIAAHSYMLEPILEQFGEYLHAIDLHAPKLPIISNRTGAALLESEATDPDYWVAHLRNTVLFADDVTTLSQTPSRVFLEVGPGKALSSLVKMHGAVKADKVLSSLRHPEDTIADDAYFLATLGRLWACGVEVDFEQYWGGVPRQKVVLPSYAFQRSRYFIEPGKDQIDSPDDMLMRLENTADWTYAPRWRPRLADCDFDVATELADAPKHHWLIFTDSGGTGTALTEQLRKAGHDVVTVRAGDAFAQAGPDAYVLAPERGREGYDALIADLMARGRVPDRIVHMWLLTEDEYHRPGSSFFHRNQEQGFMSLFFLAQAITDENLPRPLHVTAISSGAVQVRDEAVPYPEKATALGAVQVMPRELPDVSASLVDVTPPARKGHLSLAMRLLEDLMSEPRSTLAAWRGEKRFERGYRRTELKADDLPVWKEGGTYLITGGFGGIGLTLAERAIREAKANIVLLSRDGLPDRDSWAAYLRGHASHDRIAGRIRAIERLESLGGRVLCLAADVCNIDEMREAVDAATTAFGPINGVVHAAGVIDDAPLLAKTSAQIDDVLAPKLHGTQVLEQVFPDGSIDWLTLFSSSSTATAPIGQIDYVAANAYLNAYAQSRAADRTRVRAINWGIWAEVGMAAEAVAARQGEADPAPAEPITAPLLDTAGFDGAGHRIFEATYDTSRWVLDEHRTKDGTAILPGTGYAELAAEAMRAHGEAGGFTLRDLLFLRPLQVAESESVGLRARLERSDEGYRFEVQSACMFEGREGWQTHAEARLIPHTGKRATLDVASLQGRFGSVTAATDAPLSAPQEAHLNFGPRWKVLRSMALDQNEGIATLSLDAKFADDGCLLPPGLLDIATGWAMDLIPGYAQTNLWVPVSYGALIMHAPLPAEIVSHVRLVSGSSSDGVASFDVALATPEGAICVEVEGLSIRQLEGAAFTAPPPLTAAEVSFDKSGQTTQPLSVAEERLAHNLSQGIMPPQGAKMFEAALRGPLPQVVISSLDLHALIAQADAGIPAASGDGQAFERPELDTDFVEPTNDIERTLAGFWQDLLGVDKVGIRDSFFDLGGHSLIAVRLFAMVKKAYRIEFPISVLFEAPTIETCAAMIAERLGGDVSTAEVAAATPDGVSEPEAGLRPRSRFTHLVPMHTGEGGARRPFFLVAGMFGNVLNLRHLAHLIGSDRPFYGLQARGLLGDTAPHDDLVEAARDYIAEMRQVQPHGPYLMGGFSGGGITAYEIRRQLEEAGEEVALVAMLDTPLPQRRALSRSDRMKIQMQELKAKGVAYPLIWAKNRIAWELSKRRAPEETAHDAQGQQFHDAEIEAAFLRAVASYEVAPWSGNLVLFRPPLTGKWDMGEGRLVDSDRAYVFHDNDWGQYVPHVQVFEVPGDHDSMVLEPNVRVLATRMKKVISAAEAAIAESQKEAAE